Proteins encoded within one genomic window of Calonectris borealis chromosome 1, bCalBor7.hap1.2, whole genome shotgun sequence:
- the LOC142077882 gene encoding uncharacterized protein LOC142077882: MKSWIILLAIVVSTAETQKQDVCTQGYPGIPGNPGHNGIPGRDGRDGSKGDKGDTGEAGLPGRPGKDGANGEKGERGANGTVEEKGNKGDKGERGRPGKLGPKGIIGSVGYKGQKGELGLQGQKGLKGDIGPIGPKGTKGEIGHPGKVGFPGPIGPTGNPGPKGNTGDLGPQGNPGVQGERGLKGDRGDKGNVGAPAVLPRSAFSVGLTIATKFPTPNRPIKFDKVLYNSLNDYNSVTGKFTCKYPGVYYFTYHITVYSRNVRVALVKNGIKMLHTVDRYQSGEDQASGAAILELQGGDEVWLQAHQGETFNGLFADADDDTTFSGFLLFSTSDPLEPLPSPAT; encoded by the exons ATGAAAAGCTGGATTATACTGCTGGCTATTGTAGTCAGCACAGCAGAAACACAAAAACAAGACGTCTGTACCCAAGGGTATCCTGGCATCCCTGGCAATCCTGGGCACAATGGCATACCTGGTCGTGATGGACGTGACGGTTCAAAAGGCGACAAGGGAGATACAG GCGAAGCAGGACTTCCTGGCAGGCCAGGAAAAGATGGTGCAAATGGAGAGAAAGGCGAACGAG gAGCCAATGGGACTGTTGAGGAGAAAGGGAACAAAGGAGATAAAGGAGAAAGAGGACGACCTGGGAAACTGGGACCAAAAGGAATTATAGGGTCAGTGGGTTACAAAGGTCAGaagggagagctgggactgcaaGGACAGAAGGGGCTAAAAGGAGACATCGGGCCCATAGGTCCAAAAGGGACAAAGGGTGAAATTGGCCATCCTGGAAAAGTTGGTTTCCCAGGGCCGATTGGCCCGACTGGTAATCCAGGTCCTAAAGGTAATACTGGAGATCTGGGGCCACAGGGTAATCCAGGAGTTCAGGGGGAAAGAGGCTTGAAGGGAGACAGAGGAGATAAGGGGAACGTAGGTGCCCCAGCAGTCCTGCCAAGGAGTGCTTTCAGTGTTGGCCTTACAATCGCCACCAAATTTCCCACCCCGAATCGCCCGATCAAGTTTGACAAGGTGCTGTACAATAGTCTAAATGACTACAACTCAGTTACTGGCAAATTCACCTGCAAATACCCTGGTGTTTACTATTTCACCTACCACATCACTGTCTACTCAAGGAATGTCCGAGTAGCTTTAGTTAAAAACGGCATCAAGATGCTGCACACGGTGGACAGGTACCAGAGTGGAGAGGACCAGGCATCAGGAGCTGCCATCCTCGAGCTACAGGGAGGAGACGAGGTGTGGCTGCAGGCTCACCAAGGAGAGACTTTCAACGGGCTGTTTGCAGACGCTGATGATGACACCACCTTCTCTGGGTTCCTCCTCTTCAGCACCTCTGACCCGCTGGAGCCACTGCCGTCACCCGCCACGTAA